A genomic segment from Pseudomonas sp. S09G 359 encodes:
- a CDS encoding TonB-dependent receptor, which produces MKSTAGGLVKQWLGASVLAVSGLALLPLAVAQAQEQQSAQFTFALAAKPLPQALSDFSRVTGISVIYTDEAPYGLSAPAVSGQMSATQALQRLLSKSGFTFRQIDARTLALEPVPTDGAVNLGATTISGVGQTQDTTSYQPPPTSSVMRSHGLLLETPQTVNVVPAQVLRDQLPRNLDDALGNISGITQANTLASTQDAVMLRGFGDNRNGSIMRDGMPVVQGRALNATAERVEVLKGPSSLLYGIQDPGGVVNIVSKKPELVQSTALTVRGSTFGDGKNGSGGSLDTTGPIGDSGLAYRLIVDHEDEDYWRNFGTHRETLVAPSLAWYGDTTKLLFAYEHREFLSPFDRGTAIDPKTNHPLDIPATRRLDEPFNNMEGRSDLYRFEADHDLNDDWKVHFGYSWNRETYDASQVRVSAVNANGTLTRRMDGTKGAITTDRFTTASLEGKVNVFGLQNDLVFGVDDEYRKIYRADLIRQNSRSTFNYNNPVYGNEVAGTTVSAADSAQTDLLRSDSLFFQDAIHLTDQWIFVAGARYQMYDQYAGKGVPFKANTDGNGQAWVPRAGLVYRYTDELSFYGSYTESFKPNSTIAALADGSTLTGDLTPERSKSWELGAKLDIPGRITASAALFNIDKRNVLVSSEVAGSTIYSLAGQVRSRGLELDATGQLTDQWSLIGSYAYTDAEDVKDQDPTLEGNRLQNVAKHTGSLSVAYDFGSIFGGDQLRVGTGARYVGERAGDAANDFTLPGYTVADAFATYDTKIDGQKVKFQVNVKNMFDRTYYTSAASRLFVSIGDARQVSVSSTLEF; this is translated from the coding sequence ATGAAGTCGACGGCGGGCGGTTTGGTTAAACAGTGGTTGGGAGCCTCGGTATTGGCGGTTTCAGGGCTGGCATTGCTGCCCCTGGCCGTGGCGCAGGCGCAGGAGCAGCAAAGCGCCCAGTTCACCTTTGCCCTGGCAGCCAAACCGCTGCCCCAGGCCTTGAGCGATTTCAGCCGGGTCACCGGTATCAGCGTGATCTACACCGATGAAGCGCCCTACGGCCTGAGTGCCCCGGCGGTCAGCGGGCAAATGAGCGCGACCCAGGCCCTGCAACGCCTGCTGAGCAAGTCGGGCTTCACCTTCCGCCAGATCGATGCCCGCACCCTGGCCCTGGAGCCCGTGCCCACCGACGGCGCGGTCAACCTCGGCGCCACCACCATCAGCGGCGTGGGCCAGACCCAGGACACCACCAGCTACCAGCCACCGCCCACCAGTTCGGTGATGCGTTCCCACGGCCTGCTGCTGGAAACCCCGCAAACCGTCAATGTGGTGCCCGCCCAAGTGCTGCGCGACCAGCTCCCGCGCAACCTGGATGATGCCCTCGGCAATATCAGCGGCATCACCCAGGCCAACACCCTGGCCAGTACCCAGGACGCGGTGATGCTGCGCGGTTTTGGCGACAACCGTAACGGTTCGATCATGCGCGACGGCATGCCGGTGGTGCAGGGCCGGGCGTTGAACGCCACGGCCGAGCGGGTCGAAGTGCTCAAGGGCCCGTCGTCGCTGCTCTACGGCATCCAGGACCCGGGCGGTGTGGTCAATATCGTCAGCAAAAAGCCTGAACTGGTGCAATCCACCGCCCTGACGGTACGCGGCTCCACCTTTGGCGACGGCAAGAACGGCAGCGGCGGCAGCCTCGACACCACCGGCCCGATTGGTGACTCGGGCTTGGCCTATCGCCTGATCGTCGACCATGAAGATGAAGACTACTGGCGCAACTTCGGTACCCACCGCGAGACGCTGGTGGCGCCGTCCCTGGCCTGGTATGGCGACACCACCAAGTTGCTGTTTGCCTACGAACACCGCGAATTTCTCTCGCCGTTCGACCGTGGCACCGCCATCGACCCCAAGACTAACCACCCCTTGGATATCCCGGCGACGCGACGGCTGGATGAGCCGTTCAACAATATGGAAGGTCGCTCGGACCTGTATCGCTTTGAAGCCGACCATGATTTGAACGACGACTGGAAAGTCCATTTCGGCTACAGCTGGAACCGCGAAACCTACGACGCCAGCCAGGTGCGCGTCAGCGCCGTAAACGCCAATGGCACCCTGACCCGGCGCATGGACGGCACCAAAGGCGCGATCACCACCGACCGTTTCACCACTGCGAGCCTTGAAGGCAAGGTCAACGTGTTCGGCCTGCAGAACGATCTGGTGTTTGGCGTGGATGACGAATACCGCAAGATCTACCGCGCCGACCTGATTCGCCAGAATTCACGCAGCACTTTCAACTACAACAACCCGGTCTACGGCAACGAAGTGGCAGGCACTACCGTCAGCGCCGCCGACAGTGCCCAGACCGACCTGCTGCGCAGCGACTCGCTGTTCTTCCAGGACGCGATCCACCTGACCGACCAGTGGATTTTCGTGGCGGGCGCGCGCTACCAGATGTACGACCAATACGCCGGCAAGGGCGTGCCGTTCAAGGCCAATACCGACGGCAATGGCCAGGCCTGGGTGCCGCGTGCCGGCCTGGTGTATCGCTACACCGATGAGCTGTCGTTCTACGGCAGCTACACCGAGTCGTTCAAACCCAACTCCACCATCGCCGCCCTGGCCGATGGCAGCACCTTGACCGGCGACCTCACGCCCGAGAGGTCCAAGTCCTGGGAACTGGGTGCCAAACTCGATATTCCTGGGCGCATTACTGCTAGTGCGGCGCTGTTCAATATCGACAAGCGCAATGTATTGGTGTCGTCGGAAGTGGCTGGAAGCACCATCTATAGTCTGGCCGGCCAAGTCCGCTCCCGTGGCCTGGAATTGGACGCTACTGGCCAGTTGACCGACCAATGGAGCCTGATCGGCAGCTACGCCTACACCGACGCCGAAGACGTGAAAGACCAAGACCCGACGCTGGAAGGCAACCGCTTGCAGAACGTGGCCAAGCACACCGGCTCGCTGTCGGTGGCCTACGACTTCGGCAGCATTTTCGGTGGTGACCAACTGCGCGTGGGCACCGGCGCGCGCTATGTCGGCGAACGTGCCGGCGACGCTGCCAACGATTTCACCTTGCCGGGCTACACCGTGGCGGACGCGTTCGCTACCTACGACACCAAGATCGACGGGCAGAAGGTCAAGTTCCAGGTCAATGTGAAGAACATGTTCGACCGCACCTACTACACCTCAGCGGCCAGCCGGTTGTTCGTATCCATCGGCGATGCACGTCAGGTGTCGGTATCGAGCACCCTGGAGTTCTAA
- the dacB gene encoding D-alanyl-D-alanine carboxypeptidase/D-alanyl-D-alanine-endopeptidase: MHFGRWLHLLCWSFLLGGCASVSSTSTPATLDHLLADPALNGATVSLMVRDARSGSTLYQHNPRTRLIPASNLKLLTTAAAMDVLGPQYRFSTQLLSNGTRQGERLTGNLYLRGLGDPTTQFADYQALAAQLASQGVRQVQGDLVFDDSWFDAERLGVDWAQDDESTYYGAQISALTVSPNTDFDAGTLLVTAKAPTAVGQPVTVLVSPPTDYVQLSNRAVSGPGNSYAITRQHGTNLLLLTGALAPGKQSRQWVSVWEPTQLVANLFEQALAQQGIRVLGRRVIGAASPAGATVVAQHQSAPLQELITPLLKLSNNNMSEALLKAMGRKTANAGTAAAGVAAVAGFMQRQGLDPTTLSQVDGSGLSRRNLVSSQNLTDLLLATAKQPWFDAWYSALPIAGNPDRMTGGSLRYRLRGTAAENNLHAKTGSMAGVSSLSGYITDAEGRRLVFSMISNNYVSDATPIRALENRVALALSQWRD; encoded by the coding sequence ATGCACTTTGGACGATGGTTACACCTGCTGTGCTGGAGCTTTTTGCTGGGGGGATGCGCGAGTGTTTCGTCGACGTCCACCCCGGCCACCCTGGACCACCTCCTGGCCGACCCGGCCCTCAACGGCGCCACCGTCTCCCTGATGGTGCGCGACGCCCGCAGTGGCAGCACTCTGTACCAACATAACCCCCGCACCCGGCTGATTCCGGCCTCCAACCTCAAGCTGCTGACCACGGCGGCAGCCATGGATGTGCTAGGGCCGCAGTACCGGTTTTCTACCCAGCTGCTGAGCAATGGCACCCGTCAGGGCGAGCGTCTAACCGGCAACCTGTACCTGCGCGGCCTGGGCGACCCGACCACGCAGTTCGCCGATTATCAGGCCTTGGCCGCTCAGCTGGCGAGCCAGGGCGTGCGCCAGGTGCAGGGCGATCTGGTATTCGACGACAGCTGGTTCGACGCCGAGCGGCTGGGCGTGGACTGGGCACAGGACGACGAAAGTACCTACTACGGCGCGCAGATTTCGGCGCTGACGGTGTCACCCAATACCGATTTTGATGCCGGCACTTTACTGGTCACCGCCAAGGCCCCCACCGCAGTCGGCCAGCCGGTGACGGTGCTGGTGAGCCCGCCCACCGACTACGTGCAACTGAGCAACCGCGCGGTCAGCGGCCCCGGCAACAGCTACGCGATCACCCGCCAGCACGGCACCAACCTGCTGCTACTTACCGGCGCGCTGGCACCGGGCAAGCAAAGCCGGCAATGGGTGAGTGTTTGGGAGCCGACGCAACTGGTCGCCAATCTGTTCGAGCAGGCGCTGGCGCAGCAGGGCATCCGGGTGCTGGGGCGGCGGGTGATCGGCGCTGCAAGCCCGGCCGGTGCCACGGTCGTGGCGCAACATCAATCGGCGCCGTTGCAGGAGTTGATCACGCCGCTGCTCAAGCTCTCGAACAACAACATGTCCGAAGCCTTGCTCAAGGCCATGGGACGCAAGACGGCGAATGCCGGTACGGCGGCAGCGGGTGTGGCGGCGGTGGCGGGCTTTATGCAACGCCAGGGGCTGGACCCGACGACGCTCAGCCAGGTGGACGGTTCGGGGTTGTCGCGGCGTAACCTGGTGTCGTCGCAGAACCTCACCGACCTGCTGCTGGCGACCGCGAAACAACCCTGGTTCGATGCCTGGTACAGCGCCTTGCCGATTGCCGGCAACCCGGACCGCATGACCGGGGGCAGCCTGCGCTATCGTCTGCGTGGGACTGCTGCGGAAAATAACCTGCATGCCAAGACCGGCTCCATGGCCGGCGTGTCGTCATTGAGCGGCTACATCACCGACGCCGAGGGACGGCGCCTGGTGTTCTCGATGATCAGCAATAACTACGTCAGCGATGCTACGCCGATCCGCGCGTTGGAAAACCGCGTGGCGCTGGCCCTGAGCCAATGGCGCGACTAG
- a CDS encoding IclR family transcriptional regulator encodes MEKPRDTGKQKVRSAEVGTDILKALAELSPATSLSRLAEHVQMPASKVHRYLQALIASGFAEQNTATNHYGLGREALRVGLAALGSIDVLKVGALPLAELRDELNETCFLAVWGNQGATVVQIEPAVRAVTVVTQLGSVLPLLSSSTGLVFSAFLPSRETVELREREIQAGTAHALADDQAYASTCAQIRQRGLHFVHGLLMPGVDALSAPVFNAVGQVAAVMTVVGPTSLFHADEDGPAAQRLLAATRAVSWRMGYQP; translated from the coding sequence ATGGAAAAGCCCCGCGACACCGGTAAACAGAAAGTCCGCTCGGCCGAAGTGGGCACCGACATCCTCAAGGCCCTGGCCGAACTGTCGCCGGCCACCTCGCTCTCGCGTCTGGCCGAGCATGTGCAGATGCCGGCAAGCAAGGTGCACCGCTACCTGCAAGCATTGATCGCCTCGGGGTTTGCCGAACAGAACACCGCCACCAACCATTACGGCCTGGGCCGCGAGGCTTTGCGCGTGGGCTTGGCCGCGCTGGGCAGCATCGACGTGCTGAAAGTCGGCGCCCTGCCCCTGGCGGAACTGCGCGACGAGTTGAATGAAACCTGCTTCCTGGCGGTATGGGGCAACCAGGGCGCGACGGTGGTGCAGATCGAGCCGGCAGTGCGCGCCGTCACTGTGGTGACGCAACTGGGCTCGGTCCTGCCGCTGCTCAGCTCGTCCACCGGGCTGGTGTTCAGCGCGTTCCTGCCGTCACGGGAAACCGTGGAACTGCGCGAGCGCGAAATCCAGGCGGGTACTGCCCACGCCCTGGCCGACGACCAGGCCTACGCCAGCACCTGCGCGCAGATCCGCCAGCGCGGCCTGCACTTTGTGCATGGCCTGCTGATGCCGGGAGTGGATGCGTTGTCGGCGCCGGTGTTCAATGCGGTCGGGCAAGTAGCAGCGGTGATGACCGTGGTCGGCCCTACCTCATTATTCCACGCCGACGAAGATGGCCCGGCGGCCCAGCGCTTGCTGGCGGCGACCCGGGCCGTTAGCTGGCGCATGGGCTATCAGCCCTGA